The Hordeum vulgare subsp. vulgare chromosome 7H, MorexV3_pseudomolecules_assembly, whole genome shotgun sequence DNA window TACCAGTTCAATCATGTCTCATTCCAGCGTCAAATTCGCATTCACAACATCTACCAACAGTTTAGAGCTTGAACTCTTCTTTAATAATATCGAGTAGTCAATCAGACAAGCATCGCGAGAGATCTCACCAGtcacttcttctcctcgtccgcgCTGGCGTCGTTGGGCGGACGGGGGTCGGCGCGGGAGGGAAGGGGGTTGGAGCCCTTCACGAGCCAGCCCAGGGCGAAGAAGGCGCCACCAGCGAGGATGGCGGTGCCCCAGGCTTGGGAGTACCACCGGCTGTACTGGCGCACCGCGAACCGCCACTGGTCCCGCAGCGTAGCCGCGTCGGGCAGCGCCGCGTCCGGAGGGTTAGGGTACCCGCCGCCCGCCGCGCCTCCGCCGAACCCGCGGATGCGGGGGGCTCCCTCGGGCGGCGGTAGTTGGGGCtgcggaggagacggcgccgACGACGGCGCGATGGGCTTCTCTTGGCTCGCCATTCCAAGAAGGATATGTGT harbors:
- the LOC123412625 gene encoding uncharacterized protein LOC123412625 gives rise to the protein MASQEKPIAPSSAPSPPQPQLPPPEGAPRIRGFGGGAAGGGYPNPPDAALPDAATLRDQWRFAVRQYSRWYSQAWGTAILAGGAFFALGWLVKGSNPLPSRADPRPPNDASADEEKK